One window from the genome of Bubalus kerabau isolate K-KA32 ecotype Philippines breed swamp buffalo chromosome 17, PCC_UOA_SB_1v2, whole genome shotgun sequence encodes:
- the LOC129630725 gene encoding LOW QUALITY PROTEIN: cationic amino acid transporter 3-like (The sequence of the model RefSeq protein was modified relative to this genomic sequence to represent the inferred CDS: deleted 2 bases in 1 codon; substituted 1 base at 1 genomic stop codon): MPRMLHQYVRWFGQKLAHRRGTDTIKESDGLKIYLSAIELVFLGVDTYLGAGLYIVVGAVAKYVAGPAIVVCFLVAGLSSLLSRLYYVEFDTQIPSSSSVYVCSYVTMGQLWAFVVGWNIILLFLIATVCTARAWRYAFDSLTGDLISQALAGTFPLHVPYLLATYADFFALGLVLLLVVLLALGVPESVWVYRVFTVINLLVLSFIIVSGFIKGDPHNWKLTNQDYTLATAVFSYSLGPPGAGGLVPFDFEGVIXGAATCFYAFGGFAAITTTGKRGDLKPQCSISLISLLTCSLVYFAVSAALTLMVPYYQIHHHSPLPEAFLHVGWGPARYVVAVGVLCALTSSLLGDMFPMSRLIRAMAEDGLLFRGLARVYGHTKIPTMAIMSSGNLAGIMALLFEFSDIANLMTVASLLAYSMVSFSVLVLKSENLSKNEKTEEETEMEPVLEGSPLDSVPEAGTSNILKSLWFPTSTTPTQKSAQIVYGCAFLLVLLLSILSLILAQWSRCVFSGDPVLTTVAVLLLLLTTGVTVIIWRQPQDPSRLTFRVPALPLLPLVSIFLNVYLMMQMNTWTWTLFCVWNAIGFAIYFRYGIQRSLEENNEPDTSLHLPDSGLKHP, from the exons ATGCCTAGGATGCTGCATCAGTATGTTCGCTGGTTTGGTCAGAAGCTGGCCCACAGGCGAGGGACAGACACCATAAAGGAGTCTGATGGTCTCAAGATTTATCTGAGTGCCATAGAACTGGTGTTCTTGGGGGTGGACACATACCTGGGAGCCGGCCTGTACATCGTGGTTGGTGCAGTGGCCAAGTACGTAGCTGGACCAGCGATTGTCGTCTGCTTCTTGGTGGCTGGCCTGTCTTCTCTGCTGTCGAGGCTCTACTATGTGGAGTTTGACACCCAGATACCAAGCTCCTCTTCTGTGTATGTCTGCAGCTACGTCACGATGGGGCAGCTCTGGGCCTTCGTCGTTGGCTGGAACATCATACTGTTATTTTTAATtg CCACTGTGTGTACAGCCAGGGCCTGGAGGTACGCCTTTGACAGCCTCACTGGGGACCTCATCTCTCAGGCATTGGCGGGAACTTTCCCTCTGCATGTGCCCTACTTGCTGGCCACGTATGCAGACTTTTTCGCACTGGGCCTGGTGCTGCTGCTTGTGG TACTACTCGCTCTGGGAGTTCCTGAGTCAGTCTGGGTTTACAGAGTGTTCACAGTCATCAACCTTTTGGTTCTCAGCTTCATCATCGTCTCTGGCTTCATTAAGGGAGACCCACACAACTGGAAGCTCACCAATCAGGACTACACATTGGCCACAGCTGTATTCTCGTATAG CTTGGGCCCTCCAGGTGCTGGAGGGCTTGTGCCTTTTGACTTTGAGGGTGTCATCTGAGGAGCAGCTACCTGTTTCTATGCATTTGGTGGTTTTGCTGCCATTACCACTACAGGTAAG AGAGGAGACCTAAAGCCTCAGTGCTCCATCTCCCTGATCTCACTCCTCACGTGCTCTTTGGTGTATTTTGCTGTCTCAGCAGCACTCACCCTCATGGTGCCCTACTACCAGATTCATCACCACAGCCCCTTGCCCGAGGCTTTTCTCCACGTGGGCTGGGGCCCTGCCAGATATGTCGTGGCTGTTGGCGTCCTCTGTGCTCTTACGTCCAG CCTCCTGGGTGACATGTTCCCCATGTCTCGGTTAATTCGTGCAATGGCAGAGGATGGGCTCCTTTTCCGGGGACTTGCCCGGGTCTATGGTCACACAAAAATCCCCACCATGGCTATCATGTCTTCTGGAAACCTTGCAG GGATAATGGCATTACTTTTTGAGTTCAGCGACATTGCAAACCTCATGACAGTTGCGTCCCTGCTTGCTTACTCCATGGTGTCCTTCTCGGTCCTTGTTCTCAA ATCAGAAAATTTAAGTAAGAATGAGAAAACGGAAGAAGAAACCGAGATGGAGCCTGTACTTGAAGGAAGTCCTTTGGACTCTGTACCTGAAGCAGGAACCTCAAACATTCTAAAGAGCCTGTGGTTCCCTACCAGCACCACCCCCACCCAGAAATCTGCTCAGATTGTCTATGGATGTGCCTTCCTGCTTG TTCTCCTGCTGAGCATCCTGAGCCTGATCCTGGCCCAGTGGTCCAGATGTGTGTTCTCTGGAGACCCCGTGCTCACAACagtggctgtgctgctgctgctgctcaccaCTGGGGTCACGGTCATCATCTGGAGGCAGCCCCAGGACCCCAGTCGCCTTACATTCAGG GTCCCTGCTCTGCCTCTCCTCCCACTGGTGAGCATCTTTCTGAACGTTTATCTGATGATGCAGATGAACACTTGGACCTGGACCCTATTTTGTGTCTGGAATGCCATTG GATTTGCCATATACTTTAGATATGGGATCCAACGCAGCTTGGAGGAGAACAATGAGCCA GACACCAGCCTCCACCTCCCAGACTCCGGACTAAAACACCCCTAG